Genomic DNA from Bemisia tabaci chromosome 2, PGI_BMITA_v3:
actacctgagctgaacactctcccccatcagttttgtactgatcctcattagagctcaaaattgttggctccgattgaaaatgtttgaacttttaagctctccccccccccccccctccatatAGTGCgggcccagcactattttaccacattgttacacagtttgagccacggttttaggtttttttcttctttttttcttgattttaaagaAGATGGTCGACAAAATCACAATTTGAGAGTGGAGCTAATTAACTGCTGTATCACAGAATTTAATCAAGTTCAGAAACTATTGACATATGTTTTCTGGAAGTAAATTctacgctcttttcaatgagcattaCAGTTTTTatctcagataatcgtggctggagatttgaagcaaagtttctcctaaaatcagcaaaaatgcgccttatataaacaaatttttgaaaaaaacgtcAAATTTACGACCAAAGAAGTGAGCTAGAAAAAACAGGGGAGGATGGTTTTCGTAGAAAATTTTGTGTTCTTTATGttggtgtttttgtttttttgggggaatgaaccgttgaggagatattagCAAAAATCTAAtggtgggttttctcaattttgaaaaattcaaaatggttgCGTCCTAAGCACcagacaattttcctgaagtttaaATAGGCATTTTCGGActtctttagcacctaggaaacgaaaaaaatttgtttggtTTGAAGGACAAACCAAAACCGGAAATTTGTTGTGTTGTGTAATCAAAGTAAGGCATGAAGAGGATGATAAAgtgaaattcaaattcattATTAGGATTTGTCAAGTAATTCcaacttttgagaaaatcaaagcACAGAAAGGACGCTCTTCAATTGCAaagtttcagaatcttcaccaatttttcatccattatgatcaagcaaatgtatgtaattcgCTGAAACTCctactgaatattcttcatgattttacaagtctctgaatgaaaattttcagaaaattcactcagcagtttcctctctgaaagcatgaaactttcctCAGGGCAATAGTTCAAAAAAGTAATTATCATTTGGCAAGCGAGAAGTTATCATTGTATAATCAATTGAGATCTAAACCTAAGGCATACATATATCCTAGAAATAATGATATCTTCCGATGAATATTGGCAAAAATAAGTTGGAAGTTCAATAGATAGAAAAAGTGAATGAATATCAAAAAGACTAAGACCGTTGACAAGTCCACAGCCAAGACTGTTTTCTTGCTAAATGCGCCAGGTAATTTCAGGCACGGTGACCAGCATTTTGCATGTActttaacaatttttattgtttcaattgTACCAATTCATACTAAATACATAAAAGATCATACAGTTGTGCAATAAAGGCACCATTACCAGTTTTTGCACGGAACTAAAAAGCAGAGGGAAGTAATATTAGTTGATTAAGGAAatataatcaaaatttttaacattaaagactaagataattaatttaattgttttatcAGTGTAGTTGATATACTTTCGTTTAGTTACTTGTCTTTAAATTATATAACTAAAGACTACAGGTGTCAGGTGGGTAACCTAAACTATGTTCTAGCATTGTGGCAATTAGTGGAAATTGTGGTTTGAAGCATtaaaatatcccttttttcttGCATGTTTCTCTGGGCCGGCAAGATCAGTTACACTTCTTAAACACATTGGTAGAGAACGTGATGCAAGTTTTCACCTGAAATACACCACTTCAATTACCTACCGAATGTCGAAAACGAACAAAATTAGAATGCTCACCAGAAAATACATGAAATTAAGCAGCTTTTTCACTTCAATAGCTAATACTTCAGCAGTCTTTTCATAGATTTCCACCCAGTTCGGCTGCTCATTGGACTTTGGTTGCGGGATGGCTCGAGAGCAACATCGCCACGTGCACAGCATGACCGTATGTTCCAACCCATCTTCCAACAGTTCCTTCTAGAACATTACAAATAGATATTTTACAGGATTGGTAGATTGAcaactttaaattcacaacATGGCAAAGCTCTGAATTTTTGAAACGACCAAAACCAGAGTCgattaaatttcaatgaaaaaacctATTGACTGCTTTCAGTGCATATAATATAAAGGTTCAAAAATGGATACATTTACATTTAAAGGTCAATCTGCAATGGATTCCTTGGATAGTTTgaaatctttaaatttaaatcaagGTTCAAATGACCTTCCATCAACAAAGTAcataaatttctgattttattctaaaatagaTGCCTCTACCAATTTTCAAAGTGTCTGCTTTAAGTTGAAAACACTTGCATGGAACTAGCTTTTCGAATACGATGTTTCTGATACTGCCATAGTTCTGTAATGATTTAGGTAAGGGTGAAAGAGTCTTCCGATTTAAGCATGTTATCGGTAGTTCTTGATATTATTCATTCCCTGCTAAAAACTTAggatttcctctcatttttctcaaaattatcttggaaaagcaagatttttctgaaaatcattgaatatcATTCATCATCCATTCAATTAAACGGATTAACGGCGGTCAAGCAGCAGGAATGTGAAGCTTCCCAAACTGGCATGGACGGTGGCTTCTTCAATGTGCTCTGCTATGCCAGTGATGAACCCATTTCGGTCTTCAAAGTTGGTATCGAAGTTAGCTTGATAAATGACAGAGCATGGCTAAGCTTTGATACACAGTTGTTAATTATGTAACATAAGCTCATCTAAGGCGTCAACATTGCATAAGGCATCAGTTAATTTAACCTtatctgccaccattttgagAAGTTGACCTCCTTTGTGCAAAAAACCATCAAAGACATAAAAATGTGACTTGGCAAGCAAGCATTGTTGTACATGGAACTAAGAGAAATGAAGGGTTTTGAAAACATACCCACTCTAATTACTTAAAAACTGAGAGTACACTgtaaaccaaaaataaatattcttgagTGTTGCACGATTCAATACCAGCAAAGACATAATGTCTTTGAATACCAGAGAAGGTTGACGGTGGAGAGTAgataaaattgttcaaatactTAACTTTATGCCTTCAAGAGGTAAGACAAACTTGTCTAGAACTATCAGAAGTAATACTGCTAACTTGAGGTAGAGGTGtcatcagctaagttggcacttgaaTGCGTATCGTTTGCAAGCAACTGTAATGTAGTCGTCCAACAGGAATCGAGGATTGAATAAGCTCGCGATCGGGCTGCCGTCAATCGCCTATTACTGTTGGACAATTGCAGCACAATTGCTCGCAAAAGAAATGTAATCAAGTGCCAACTAAGCTGATGACACCTCTAGATAGCAGAGTAAACAggtaattccaaaaaatttagactTGAAACAATGGAAATACAACATAGGTGGGAGAATGGGCCAGTTGTGCTGGTCTCAGAATAATTGTGTTATGAtactttattcttgcagatcaactaaaaatgataagatctggccaaacagcaaatttctacgttgaatattaaccgaggtatctcgccttgaaaaactcgatttatgaagTCATTAACAGCAGTAGGACGTATCATGTTTTGCAATACCTACCGCAGTGAATTGAATGAAACACACAGGAATCGATTGTTGAAATCCTTATCAGCATGCCCAGGCGTAGGGGAACAAGGTCTTCCAGGCGCAAAGCTCACACATTCCTTATCTTGTCCTGGCATGCCAACAGAGTTTCAAGAACCGGTCTGCATTCATTGATTGACTAGAtgagaaaagaggaaataaagagATACATCTTGGTCCACAGCAGTCTCCAAGACAAATCCAGCAACAGACAAGACATGTTCCGTAACAGGAGTCTGATGACAATTCTGTTATACCATCTTAAGTTAAGGCAACTTCACTCCGTTCTCATAGTACATAGTGTAAGCTTCCGCGATTTAGTTGAAAGAGAGGCAAATGAAAGGAATACAAGAAAAACGACTGACTCATACCTATAGAGATCCACTCCGCACTTCCCAtggcttcttcttgattttcgTTGACCCTGGGCGTCTCGAATTGGTGAAATACTTCTAAATGAGCAAAGAAGATGACAGTTTCAACGgctaataagtaaataaattaatattaattgagCGATCCAGAATTCGGGCACCGGCACCGGCGTGATAGAGCGGGCAAGGGCATGCatggccgccatgttgaatccTACAGCTGGACAaatatcgaatatcgtatcgaatgcgattattcgagtatcgcactatcgattctttaccatagcttcttacGGGGACACAGCTATAGTCGATCGTTCAGGAAGTGTGGCAATAAATCCGCCTCAACCACTGGACTCGTTCTTCTCGCACCGGCTCACTGAGGAGAGAAGCCGCGGCTAGaattcttacgatcagcgacctttctcctcattttacttttaaactttcaatcttagaggaaaatgtcatatgacccgaaataacggccgtaaaatttcctatcggttcattacacaaaattttcgataaaatcattttcgtgaccaaaaataagggttttaaaaagggcgctgGCAAAAATTcctatgatcagcgacctttctcctcattttactttaaaactttcaatcttagaggaaaatgtcataggacccgaaataacggccgtaaaatttcctatcgatTCATTACACaacattttcgataaaatcattttcgtgaccaaaaataagggttttaaaaagggcgctggcaaaaattcttatgatcagcgacctttctcctcattttactttaaaactttcaatcttagaggaaaatgtcataggacccgaaataacggccgtaaaatttcctatcggttcattacacaaaattttcggaaaaataattttcgtgaccaaaaataagggttttaaaaagggcgctggcaaaaattcttatgatcagcgacctttctcctcattttactttaaaactttcaatcttagaggaaaatgtcacaGGACCCATAATAACGTCCGTCAAATTTCCTATCgattcattacacaaaattttcgataaaatcattttcgtgaccaaaaataagggttttaaaaagggcgcaggcaaaaattcctatgatcagcgacctttctcctcattttacttttaaactttcaatcttagaggaaaatatcgAAATACTCGTTTCAAATGCGATTTCTCGATTATCGCAttatcgattcattaccatagcttctaacggggacgtagcgatattcgatcattcacgaaACTTGGCGAGAAATCCGCCTCCGCACCTGGACTCCGTTTTGCCGGCTCATATCACGGTGGAGCGAAATCCTATTAGAATCCCCGGCCCGGTCATCGCCTTACTTCCTAACTTGTTGCGGCTATATTATTCCACTCGCGTGCCTGGGGATTTCGTGCTGGACTAAATGATTCCCGGGTTATTTTGagcgtagaattcatttttgaccttacttttttcaataaaatgacgCAAAGACACAATTTTACGCGTTTTTACAAACTTTCCGTAGAAACATAAAAATATAAGTtactcaaagataaattttactcgttcttgtgggcatttcgtgttgaaactcgGTTTCCTGGAGGACTTTagatcgtagaattcatttttgacctttcttttgttgattttttgacacaaacaCATAACACAAGATCTCGGGGGTGCAAAGAATAGGTACTCACCGATAAATTGCGCTCGTCCTGGTCgacatttcgtgttgaaactaCGGAAACTACAATGGTATTTTGATCGTACAATTCATTTATAACCAAACTTATGCCAATATATATGCATGATGACACAAACGATGATGACACacaattggggggggggggggggtggcaagcggtccggataagcaaggcaagcactatGCTTGCCCAAATATTtcagaagaaagaggaaaattacaaaatgtattattaagtaaattgcattaaaaacagaaagagagaggCAGAGTTACGTATGCAGCAGCCACAAAAGTAGGAAAGCGGCGGCAGGGCGGACGGAGGTGGCGCATGGCGCAGCGAACATGGGCCAACACATGCTctggtccggataagcaaggcaagcactgcttgcccaaagatttcaaaagaaagaagaaaattacacctgttagatgcatgttttacattttagcaaatataatttataaaaggtgcTCAGtatgtaaattgcattaaaaacagaaagagaaagagacagaaatacgtatagtGCCACTAAAGTATAGGAAAGCAGcagagcggatggaggtggcgcatagcgcgctgcgcggcctgcATGACCATGAACACGGGCCgactcatgcgctggagaatcgcttgcgattaGCTGAGCAGAGAGCccctgctcggcggcggaatcaaggcgggcgggtagagcggtacgttccgagtccgagcccttcgctgcgcgatcgcagctcgcttctcttggccatctcatcatcaaggtagatttatacaggtatggaaaagttgaaaatttcccatgagcctcagtacgtgtcacatgacctcgtgacgtaggttaaggggcccgtttattaattaaattacaatcaaatcaacattcaaacgtttgtgcgtttaaacgctaaaattaatatcgcataaccaaaattgtgcaaaaaatcccacaaaattttgacaaacgataaaccgaacataataaatcaaaataatcaaa
This window encodes:
- the LOC140223964 gene encoding cytoplasmic FMR1-interacting protein-like isoform X2; this encodes MLCTWRCCSRAIPQPKSNEQPNWVEIYEKTAEVLAIEVKKLLNFMYFLRKAIERFCAEVKRLCHAEKRKDCVGSLLAHPSKIYQYVCGAR